A DNA window from Bacteroidales bacterium contains the following coding sequences:
- a CDS encoding DUF2271 domain-containing protein — protein MSHLFFFLFGIFFSTNAFPGERLSENNGNGVLEITVSYVRQSGHGSNQYAVWIEDSVGKLVKTLYVTQFTAKGGYVRRPAQAGAGGFGVGVF, from the coding sequence ATGAGCCACTTATTCTTTTTTCTTTTTGGAATCTTTTTCAGCACGAATGCTTTTCCGGGAGAACGGCTTTCTGAAAACAACGGAAACGGCGTGTTGGAAATCACCGTTTCGTATGTGCGACAGAGCGGACATGGCAGCAACCAGTATGCTGTATGGATCGAGGATTCGGTGGGAAAACTGGTAAAAACATTATATGTAACACAATTCACAGCAAAAGGAGGTTATGTACGCAGACCTGCACAGGCTGGCGCGGGGGGGTTTGGGGTGGGGGTGTTTTAA
- a CDS encoding SMP-30/gluconolactonase/LRE family protein — protein MPKTTGMYVLQSGYSSNRYALWTEDSVGKQDKEQAAFQLSDIIEPGIKATVLGTGYNFSEGPAVDAVGNVYFSARLDKIQFYAYGRPVELFTDDTFDPVAMMFNRDGKLIVTEGAASRIVEFDVRTKEKRTIVSEFEGLRFNEPEHITIDFENGFYFTDPSYRHRDNNTVRKEDVYYVSKDGEISRVSTVCKKPNGIILTADCKILYIVDNKVGHVYKYDVLAPGKLANETLLIHDARGADGIYLDTEGNLYVGCSGNGLRIYDKAGKFIGRLAAEYGIPYASSCVFGGPDFSILYITARDQFLGISMKVRGILPPSAGNKVP, from the coding sequence ATGCCGAAAACTACCGGTATGTATGTGCTTCAAAGCGGGTATAGCAGCAACCGGTATGCATTATGGACCGAAGATTCGGTGGGAAAACAGGATAAGGAACAAGCGGCTTTTCAACTTTCGGATATCATTGAACCAGGTATAAAAGCCACCGTACTCGGAACCGGTTACAATTTCAGCGAAGGTCCCGCTGTTGATGCTGTCGGGAATGTATATTTCTCTGCCAGATTGGACAAAATTCAATTTTACGCTTATGGAAGGCCCGTCGAACTATTTACCGACGACACCTTCGATCCCGTTGCGATGATGTTCAACCGCGATGGAAAGCTCATTGTTACCGAAGGAGCGGCTTCCCGTATTGTCGAATTCGATGTGCGTACCAAAGAAAAACGGACAATCGTAAGCGAATTCGAAGGGTTGCGTTTCAACGAACCGGAACACATAACAATTGATTTTGAAAACGGTTTCTATTTCACCGACCCTAGCTATCGGCATCGAGATAATAATACCGTCAGAAAAGAAGACGTGTATTATGTCTCGAAAGACGGTGAAATATCCCGTGTTTCGACGGTCTGTAAAAAACCGAACGGCATTATTCTTACTGCAGACTGTAAAATACTTTACATCGTTGATAACAAGGTGGGACATGTCTATAAATATGATGTGCTAGCACCGGGTAAATTGGCAAACGAAACGTTGTTGATCCATGACGCTCGTGGGGCGGACGGTATTTATCTGGATACTGAAGGAAATTTGTATGTAGGTTGTAGTGGTAACGGACTCCGGATTTACGACAAAGCCGGCAAATTCATAGGTCGACTGGCTGCGGAGTATGGAATTCCTTATGCTTCAAGTTGCGTGTTCGGCGGGCCGGATTTTTCCATCCTGTATATCACTGCACGCGACCAGTTTCTCGGAATTTCCATGAAAGTCAGAGGTATATTGCCGCCCAGTGCAGGGAATAAAGTTCCTTAA